In the Drosophila virilis strain 15010-1051.87 chromosome 4, Dvir_AGI_RSII-ME, whole genome shotgun sequence genome, ATCGTGTGGCCACCATATTGACTGCTTATCGCCGCAACGCCATctgagtgggcgtggcatgtcAACTAATGAGAGTCGAAAAAAAGTTTGACTTTCTGCTTTGACTTATTCATTGTGGCATAATTAATGAAAGTAACGCTAGTCAAAGCGTTTGGCCGATTAATCAGCTAAAGCTATGGTGGCTATAAGCCGACCCATCCCCTCCCCCTCCTCGCACTCCATGAGCTTATTATTTGCCTGCAATGTGGTTAGCTGCAAAATCGCATGGACGTGGCTCACATTCAAATGGTTGCGATTCGGTAAATACTTTGGTCAACAAATATGCTTATACATTTGTTGGAAATCGAATgagctttaaataaacaactaGCAAAAGTGGTGTCAATTGATTTACGCAGTGTCTAAAATGATTGATTGCGATAATTTTGCTTTCTTTCTATATTTCGCTTTATTcgtctatttttttttcatctttcCCTTCCATCATTCTcccactctctcactctttttttctttcttcttctcACTTGTTGTTCTTTTCCACCTCTTTCCCCTCAAACTGATTACATCGCctctctatgcgattttcataatcTCAAGTAAGGCCAAGAGAATTTGGAATTTGAAAAAACTTGATAATATTACtgaattattcattttttgcCGTTTTATCACGCCCTTTCAAACACTTTGAAACTTATATTTGAAGCTTCCCTACAACTGAATTTTGCGCAATTAAATTTGCTGCCAGCAAATTTGTTGCCCGTtgaaatctaaaatttgaaattatgaTATGATCACGATTCCAGCAAAGTTGATTGCACAATAATTTTGcgcatttgaaaatatttttagaaatttttGTCAAGCATCGACggtggaaaataaatttgctgcACGTGACGCATTAAATGGCCACAGCAATGGATTTCCGAAAGCTGGCAGCACGGGTTTCTGACCGGGCCAATtgcacaatatatatttgttgattCGCTTGTGGCGCAAATTGCGTGCCACAAATAGACGCACATAAATCATGCGTGCGACAAAAATCGCTTGGCAACTTTTTACGCACAATTGGCTAAATTCTAAAGCTGCCAACCCGACACAGGTAAGCTCTCACACGTCCATTGAAAGTTTTCATATAGCATTTTGGGGATTGGGGATTGCAGCGCCAACATTTCAAAAACGATTGCTTGGTAGCCATTTCATTTCTATTAAAAAAGTGGATTTACATAAACAAATCCAGATAAGGAAAAAGGCAATTGgaataacaaatataataaaaattatgtcAGTTATGAGATTTGATTTAAACTAAAGATTTTCTTGAGCTATACgaaaaaaatcaagaaaataaatttgatttatcgCATAACTTAAAGAAATTACAAATAGGATTTGCACCGGCGACCTGCTATGCTCACACCCTTTCTTTTTTCAGAAGAAATtctttcaacattttttatagatGTGTTCAAGTCttaattaacattaataaatCAGAGCCAAGCGTCAGCTAAgcgaacatttttaatgaattttcaattttttttgcaacgcattcacaatatatatatatatatataaaaagcagATGCAACGAGCAgagcatttgttttttatgtgtgAGATACTTGAAAGttcatcaaaatgtttttaatacgGCTTAGGGGGCTGTGTGTGTCCCACTTTGGATGCGCGGCAAGCGCTAATTAGTCAAGGATTTGGCTGCGAAATGCTCAACcctcaataaataaaatgtaaagcaCGTGCCAGCCAGGcggtatttaaaatattcaaaacatCATTTCTTTTTTGCCAGCGCATAATATTAATGCTGTTtgtaaaaattttgaaattatgcGCACGTACAGCAAAAAGTTACACAAATTCTTGTTTATTACGGTGAGTTTTATCGGCTTGAAGATTTAAAGTTGGTCAGTGGATCCCTTTGAGGTAGAGATACATAGagatacatatgcatatatatatatttagcttctgtgcgtgtctgtgtggcTTGAAGCTtatcaacaaaattatatattgaattaACTATGCTTTTGGGCCCAGCATTGGCAATGCGTATTCATTTGCACATTTAATTACACTTGAGACTTGCACAAAATCAAACCACATTCAAATTGCAATATTCAATCAGCCAGGTTCTCCCTCAGAGAGAGAATGCatacgcatgtgtgtgtgtgtgtgtgtatttgtccaaAAACAGAGCCCACAATCGCCTGTGCAATTAGGTCCATTTTGTTAGAGTTTGAGGCAAGGAATTTTGATTAATGAATTCTAACATATGCATGAGTTGTCCCAGGAAAGTTTGGTTATAAATTCACAGATAAAATATCGTATTACAATTGTGCTaatatgttattattatggcaataaaaaaatggACTTTAAATATACCCAAAACATGCAGTGCAATGATGCTGCTTTTaataacggcaacaacaacaaaaatactgGACATTCAATTAATTAGCATCTATTCACAAGACCCGGGACACAGGACACGACACGAGCCAAACGTGCATGACAAACTTCCGCTTTACGGTTCGGTTAAATGAACGCAGTTTGCGGCCAATGGGCGTGGCTTGGCAGAGCAGCTTTAGGGGGCGGGAAGGGCATTGGTGGCGGTTTGGTGCATTTGTGGCATGTGTGTGCAGTTTTGTTTTCGGACCATTTCACGGGCACATACACAAGCCGGAGTAGTGTACACTGAAGCCGGACAGCCAGTGGAACACAAATTTTGTACGAAACAAAAATACGTGCAAAgtttacaaaaaacaatttggctGTGGCTATGCCGCTTCCGTTTCAGCTCCTGCTGAGgttgtttaattatttgccaTTTAGCTGAGAGAAAAAGTTTTGCTAAGCTTTGGATTTAGCAGCAGAATTATTCTAGCTTATGCGAATTAACTAAATTGTAAAACCAATCAAGGTCTATgtgttaatttaatatatgtataaaactGTTCAATACAAAAATAGATAAGCATATACTTAACTACGTTTAATGCCACAAACTATTTATATGCTGATTGCAAATATCTTCGTTCATCAGCTAACTTTCAAATTGACGCGCCCTTTGTACAGTGCTGCCACTTAGTCACAAAAAAAGTGTGGCCTTGCACAAGGCTGCCAGCTGACTGATTGAACatgaagttggctgcgctgCCGAAAACAGCTGTTCAACCAAATGTTTAGCCAGTTTAAACAAAACGTGTATACAGTAGTCTAGATTTTGTACCCGATTAATTAAAACATAGAACATGACTGAAATAGAAGGCTATAGAGGTGAGTACTTATTGCAATTTCGTgaatgtttattaattaaataccaCACACAGTTGTGCCGCTGCGAATGTCGCCGGATGCGAAACATTGTCACAGCGTTTACATGCGCGAGCATTTCATACGCCTAATGGATCCCAACAAGCCAAAAGGCCGCACGCTATTTCTGCTCAACGTGCCGCCGTATATAACAGAAGAAAGCCTGCAGACATTCTTTAAGCGCGTCGGCAACGTGGAGAGCGTTTTGTTTGCCGAGAAACCTGGACGCGATGAGACAGCCAAGTGGTACGAAGGAACGGATGTGCCCTTCTCGAATGTACAGACGCCCTTCAAGTTCAAGGTGGCCTATGTGGTCTTCCAGAAGAGCATCAGCATTGGCCGGGCGCTGGCCTTAGAGAGCCTCGACTTGTACAACAGCAGCGGCGAGTGCCTGATTAAAACGGGCATGGAACTGTGGCACGACGACTACGAGAACAATTACATACTGGATGTGGAGAAGACCCAAAAGGAAATCAATGACTATATGGCTGCCTATGATAAGCGGGAGCGTGCCGCACTGGCGGCAGCCAAAACAAGCGAAGCGGATCCCGATGGTTGGGTCACGGTGGGCAAAGATGGTCGCAATGCGGGCTTTGAGCAGAAGGAATCTGTTATTGGGCGCATCGAAAGTAAATTGGAAAAGGATAAGAAAACCAAGGAGCTCAAaaacttttacacatttcaaaTACGTgaaagcaaaatgcaaaatattgtTGAGCTGCGTCAGAAATACGAGGAGGATAAGCAAAAAATCGAATTACTTAAGAAATCGAGACGCTTCCGACCATTTTAGCATAGTTTAAggcagtaataataataaaaatatatataatataaaattataatttttaaagctaaAAACATGTAGAAGCATTTGAAAGAAAGGCTATTTGTAAAGAATTTTTTTAAAGCTGCATTTTCAGTCATATTCAATCGATTAAAGTTAACTAAACTTGGATTAATTTCAGAAATGTTTAATTAAGCATTTGGGGAAATTCTGTTTTTAGAACTGAACCTCGTTCTATATTTTTCCATTCCTAGATTTGAAAACAGTTTAAGttgattaatatatatatgtcttatGTAAATGCAAGCTAAGGCGggtttttgtataatttcACACTTTAGTGTGGAAAATAGATggaaatcaatataaaagtgtttcatttttattcGAGTTTCATTTTATGCATGCTCCCAATTTAGCAAAGCTGCACAGATTCCATTCTCAACAATTGTTTCTAAGCTTATTAATTTGAACtgagaaattgaaattataataaacaCTGGATTTAACAAAATGTGTGCAAGCAAAGGTGAAAagttgaaataaatgttgcatgTTTGTGTTCGGCGAATTTGTGCGCAGAGTCGAATATGAGTTGCATGACACGACCGCTGGCCAAAATCCTCATAAATTTATGGCATTGACACTTTGCCACGACTAAATCCTGGCCTGGCCTGCCATAATTTCATGGCAATGCCATAACTTATATAAGCCAGCCGCAGTTGTGCGCGGACCCGGAGGTGGCCATAAAAGcgcataaaaagcaaacaaaaagcccgaagaaaagcaacaacaacaagaagaaggcgaagaagcagcagcatagCGCGCTTATTGTGTGATAATCGCATATGGTTTATGTTAATTTGagaaatgataaaaatatttcgctTATCAATTTTAATCATCATAATCGTCGCGTTGCCATCGtcgcgacacacacacacacacagagacagacgCAGCCCGAGGCCAGGCCGCGCTGGCACAGCACGCGATCCGTATccattgctgctgcggctgcggctgctgtatCCATGTGTAGCCATGAGAACTGCATCAGACTTTTAGGCTTAATGTGGCGCGCGTAAATTTTCGAAGCCGCACAAATCGAGCGTACGGGGTAATCTGAGAGTCTGGCTCCGAGTGAAATACAAACGAGGTACGCGTTGGATAACGCATATGCGTGAACATCGTCaagattattgttgttgttgttcttgttgctactataccctgtatccattgaaaatggggtATAATGATCCATAATATCGATCGGTCTAGAGACTTAAAAatgcagctatatatatttgcatgtcCTAAGTAGAACCTACTTATCATTCCTTTATATCAATATCTCCTCCTACTTTcataaaatcgataaaaatcgattttgagACAAGCTCAAACATTATAGGAGCTAGATACAATAAACTTGGCATGTAGATTCGCGTATAGTATAAATAGATTCAGAATATTTGGATACCTCTCTGAATTTGCTATTAAATTGAAAGCCATATTTAAGCGATtcaaaatttgataaaaatcgGACTctgaattaactattaagaATACATTTCTTATATTTAGTGTGCGACTAggggaagaagaagcacaggcGCTGTGCATATGTTTGTAGTAAATggcagggtatcccctagtcgtgCCGACCatcgactagagcactcttgcTTGTTgtggcttgttgttgctgttgttgcatgctTGTCATTGGCTGTGGGCCTGGCCTACTGTGGAGCCTCAAGACAGCAACACATTCATAATTTCTTCCGATTTGTATcgtttttaaacattttaaattgattaaaacGCGATAAATCATAATCGCCCAGCGTCTGGTGGGCTGATCGGCTGGGGTTATGAGGCTCGTCTGCGACTGGAGCGTCTGCGACTGCGAATGCGACTGGAGCGTCTCTGGCCGGGTGATGGAACGATTTATGAGCCTTGAACATAATAAAGTGTTAACGGAACGAGTTATTAAGGTAATCTGAATGCGCATAAGTTAATAAAAGCTCGTTGCACTTTCGTTATATGGCAGCAGCGACGATTTGCATTGGAGCCGCCAGGTCGCTGGCGACTTGCGTCTAAGGTTGCATAGGCTCCGTTGCgggacgcacacacacacacacacaccaaagATGTCgaaaaatataacataaaaCGACCACACGTATGTCTCCCATGCCGCGCAGCAGGACGCCCAGGCCGGCATCAG is a window encoding:
- the LOC6627578 gene encoding ribosomal RNA-processing protein 7 homolog A — its product is MTEIEGYRVVPLRMSPDAKHCHSVYMREHFIRLMDPNKPKGRTLFLLNVPPYITEESLQTFFKRVGNVESVLFAEKPGRDETAKWYEGTDVPFSNVQTPFKFKVAYVVFQKSISIGRALALESLDLYNSSGECLIKTGMELWHDDYENNYILDVEKTQKEINDYMAAYDKRERAALAAAKTSEADPDGWVTVGKDGRNAGFEQKESVIGRIESKLEKDKKTKELKNFYTFQIRESKMQNIVELRQKYEEDKQKIELLKKSRRFRPF